One segment of Stenotrophomonas sp. SAU14A_NAIMI4_8 DNA contains the following:
- a CDS encoding SIS domain-containing protein has product MDVTLLSDVSAWQRLGGADTAAEIAQQPALWESLAQDLSRARDRLQAFLGDSLNDPNQRVLFTGAGSSGFIAEMVADAINAQWPAEVRVVHTTSLLTHPALYLQRDRPTLLVSFGRSGSSPESVAAVDRVRSDVAQARFLDITCNADGELARRGAGRADTCTLLMPSASCDRAFAMTSSLTCMLLAALTVFDRAPWDARIARLKQIAALGREGLAAWDAPVAALAQRPFNRVIYLASGPLEALARESALKVLELTAGRVLALANTPLGFRHGPKSTLDAQTLVVVLRSGQALARRYEQDLLEELRRDGVAGQVLAIGPHADIGADDDYTLSVPALDDPWLAPVWLGFAQLYALQRSAALGLTPDNPFPDGTVNRVVQGVTIHHG; this is encoded by the coding sequence ATGGACGTCACCCTGCTTTCCGATGTGTCCGCCTGGCAGCGCCTTGGCGGAGCCGACACCGCTGCCGAGATCGCCCAGCAGCCGGCGCTGTGGGAATCCCTGGCGCAGGATCTGTCGCGTGCCCGCGACCGCCTGCAGGCCTTCCTTGGCGACAGCCTCAACGATCCGAACCAGCGTGTGCTGTTCACCGGCGCCGGCAGCTCCGGCTTCATTGCCGAAATGGTGGCCGATGCGATCAACGCGCAGTGGCCGGCCGAGGTGCGCGTGGTGCACACCACCAGCCTGTTGACCCACCCGGCGCTGTACCTGCAGCGCGATCGCCCCACCCTGCTGGTGTCGTTCGGGCGCAGCGGTTCCAGCCCGGAAAGCGTGGCCGCGGTGGACCGCGTGCGCAGCGACGTGGCGCAGGCACGCTTCCTGGACATCACCTGCAATGCCGATGGCGAACTGGCCCGGCGTGGCGCCGGTCGTGCCGATACCTGCACCCTGCTGATGCCCTCGGCCAGCTGCGACCGCGCGTTTGCGATGACCAGCAGCCTGACCTGCATGCTGCTGGCCGCGCTGACCGTGTTTGATCGCGCGCCGTGGGATGCCCGCATCGCGCGCCTGAAGCAGATTGCCGCGCTGGGCCGCGAAGGCCTGGCCGCCTGGGATGCGCCGGTGGCGGCACTGGCGCAGCGCCCCTTCAACCGGGTGATCTACCTGGCCAGCGGCCCGCTGGAAGCACTGGCCCGCGAAAGCGCGCTGAAGGTGCTGGAGCTGACCGCCGGCCGCGTGCTGGCGCTGGCCAACACGCCGCTGGGTTTCCGCCATGGCCCGAAGTCGACGCTGGATGCACAGACCCTGGTGGTGGTGCTGCGCAGTGGCCAGGCGCTGGCCCGCCGCTACGAACAGGATCTGCTGGAAGAGCTGCGCCGCGACGGCGTGGCCGGGCAGGTGCTGGCCATCGGCCCGCATGCCGATATCGGTGCCGATGATGACTACACCCTCAGCGTGCCGGCCCTGGATGATCCGTGGCTGGCCCCGGTGTGGCTGGGTTTTGCCCAGCTGTACGCACTGCAGCGCTCGGCCGCGCTGGGCCTGACCCCGGACAACCCGTTCCCCGACGGCACCG